A single Ktedonobacteraceae bacterium DNA region contains:
- a CDS encoding GTP-binding protein: MAKKKFERTKPHVNVGTIGHIDHGKTTLTAAITKVLAKANAANKYIAFDQIDKAPEERERGITIAIAHVEYETEKRHYAHVDCPGHADYIKN; this comes from the coding sequence ATGGCAAAGAAGAAATTTGAGCGAACGAAACCGCATGTGAACGTGGGCACCATCGGCCATATCGACCATGGCAAGACGACCTTGACGGCGGCGATCACCAAAGTGCTGGCCAAAGCCAACGCCGCCAACAAGTATATCGCTTTCGACCAGATCGACAAAGCGCCCGAGGAGCGCGAGCGCGGCATCACGATTGCCATTGCCCACGTCGAATATGAGACCGAGAAACGCCACTACGCGCACGTGGACTGCCCAGGACATGCCGACTACATCAAGAAC